In Vicia villosa cultivar HV-30 ecotype Madison, WI unplaced genomic scaffold, Vvil1.0 ctg.001062F_1_1, whole genome shotgun sequence, one DNA window encodes the following:
- the LOC131632999 gene encoding uncharacterized protein LOC131632999: MAKAKRRVGRPKSTAAVPTISAEQVKATPASQEQPKIHETTLKAKETVNVKSLVKEPINEKPWVEIIQGNRELNRGLPVTFVARQLIDGEEKIIIEESDVVDELSYWENAAILFALGETLSMHAVKNFMEKTWNFVALPELYFNEAGYFIVRFRTWEDLNKVMEQGPYFIFGKPVFLKYWSVDFEIKADLLRVLPLWITLPNLPLYLWGERSISKISSAIGNPITTDECTARKLRISYARVMVEVDITKPVKQSVTIRDHSGKEWEQKIEYEWRPKYCQTCLKIGHDCATRKVNEHPKPKQKVWQEKAKEPETKGEENGVKEAT; this comes from the coding sequence ATGGCCAAAGCAAAACGGCGGGTTGGCCGGCCAAAATCTACGGCGGCGGTTCCCACCATCTCAGCGGAACAAGTCAAAGCAACACCAGCATCACAGGAACAACCAAAGATACACGAAACAACTCTGAAGGCGAAAGAAACAGTTAATGTGAAATCACTAGTGAAGGAGCCAATCAATGAGAAACCTTGGGTGGAAATCATTCAGGGGAATAGAGAGCTCAACAGAGGGTTACCAGTTACCTTTGTAGCGCGACAACTCATTGACGGAGAAGAGAAAATTATCATTGAGGAGAGTGATGTGGTCGACGAACTTTCTTACTGGGAGAATGCGGCGATATTGTTTGCACTGGGGGAAACGTTGTCGATGCACGCAGTTAAAAATTTCATGGAGAAGACATGGAATTTTGTAGCACTGCCAGAGTTATACTTCAATGAAGCGGGATACTTCATTGTACGTTTCAGGACTTGGGAGGATTTGAATAAGGTTATGGAGCAGGGGCCATACTTTATCTTTGGTAAGCCTGTCTTCCTTAAGTACTGGTCTGTGGATTTTGAAATCAAAGCTGATTTGCTTCGTGTGCTGCCCTTGTGGATTACTTTGCCAAACCTTCCTCTGTATCTCTGGGGGGAGAGGAGTATCTCCAAGATATCCAGCGCCATAGGGAATCCCATCACAACAGATGAATGCACTGCGAGGAAATTGAGGATATCTTATGCAAGGGTCATGGTCGAGGTTGATATCACCAAACCGGTAAAGCAATCAGTCACCATCAGGGACCACAGTGGAAAAGAGTGGGAGCAAAAGATCGAGTATGAATGGCGCCCAAAATATTGCCAAACATGCCTGAAGATTGGACACGATTGTGCCACAAGAAAGGTGAATGAGCATCCAAAACCTAAACAGAAGGTGTGGCAAGAGAAGGCTAAAGAACCTGAAACTAAAGGTGAGGAAAATGGTGTTAAGGAAGCTACTTAA